One Nocardioides oleivorans DNA segment encodes these proteins:
- a CDS encoding flavin monoamine oxidase family protein: MTSASDVVVVGAGLAGLSCARDLEAGGATVTVLEARPRVGGRVEQVDLPDGRVVQLGGEVVGNAHTSYLGLVAELGLTLTASYVAEPGEITRQVPGSVDVGAWPSWCTQADRASYDDVEAALEKVLATIDPADPWSCPDLERLDRLSLGGWLREVGATPHVQRLFELVHLSLADGSIERQSLFAYARKTVVGGTTGSYDVEQWENLRVAEGSATVALTLAAGLQDVRLSTPVRRIRVRRGGCTVTTYDGEGLRADAVVLAVPSGPARDIDVDGVSEARLTSLRRQRHAPAAKLVAAYDDSFWRARGQNGLSESEGVIGSTWPQQQGVLSALVPPERYAGFVATDPVTRTREALAQVAEMFGPEATAPLQTWTRLWGTDPWTQGYVTSWHPGDVLAVGPLHGTHEPPFYVCGSDQWVAGYMEGAVRTGRSTAAAALAEPDGK; the protein is encoded by the coding sequence ATGACGTCCGCGTCCGACGTGGTGGTGGTCGGCGCCGGGCTCGCCGGCCTGTCGTGCGCCCGCGACCTCGAGGCGGGTGGCGCGACGGTGACCGTGCTCGAGGCCCGACCCCGCGTCGGCGGTCGCGTGGAGCAGGTCGACCTGCCCGACGGTCGCGTCGTGCAGCTCGGCGGCGAGGTCGTCGGCAACGCCCACACCAGCTACCTCGGCCTCGTCGCCGAGCTCGGGCTGACCCTGACGGCGTCCTACGTCGCCGAGCCCGGCGAGATCACCCGCCAGGTGCCGGGGTCGGTCGACGTCGGGGCGTGGCCGTCGTGGTGCACCCAGGCCGACCGGGCGTCGTACGACGACGTCGAGGCCGCGCTCGAGAAGGTGCTCGCCACGATTGACCCCGCCGACCCGTGGTCGTGCCCCGACCTCGAGCGCCTCGACCGGCTCAGCCTCGGTGGCTGGCTCCGCGAGGTCGGCGCGACCCCCCACGTGCAACGCCTCTTCGAGCTCGTCCACCTCAGCCTCGCCGACGGCTCGATCGAGCGGCAGAGCCTCTTCGCCTACGCGCGCAAGACCGTCGTCGGCGGCACGACCGGCAGCTACGACGTCGAGCAGTGGGAGAACCTCCGGGTCGCCGAGGGCTCCGCCACCGTCGCGCTCACCCTGGCAGCCGGTCTGCAGGACGTCCGGCTGTCGACCCCGGTCCGCAGGATCCGCGTCCGCCGCGGCGGCTGCACGGTGACGACGTACGACGGCGAGGGGCTGCGCGCCGACGCGGTGGTCCTCGCCGTGCCGTCCGGGCCTGCGCGCGACATCGACGTCGACGGGGTGAGCGAGGCCCGGCTGACCTCGCTGCGACGGCAGCGCCACGCACCGGCCGCCAAGCTCGTGGCGGCGTACGACGACTCCTTCTGGCGCGCACGCGGCCAGAACGGGCTCTCGGAGAGCGAGGGCGTGATCGGCTCGACCTGGCCGCAGCAGCAGGGCGTGCTGTCGGCCCTCGTCCCGCCCGAGCGCTACGCCGGCTTCGTGGCGACCGACCCGGTGACCCGCACCCGCGAGGCGCTCGCCCAGGTCGCGGAGATGTTCGGACCGGAGGCGACGGCACCGCTGCAGACGTGGACGCGGCTGTGGGGCACCGATCCGTGGACGCAGGGCTACGTCACGAGCTGGCACCCCGGCGACGTGCTGGCGGTCGGACCGCTGCACGGCACCCATGAGCCGCCGTTCTACGTCTGCGGCTCCGACCAGTGGGTCGCCGGTTACATGGAGGGCGCCGTGCGCACCGGGCGGTCGACGGCTGCGGCGGCACTGGCAGAGCCCGACGGGAAGTAG
- a CDS encoding ABC transporter ATP-binding protein encodes MTPDPTSTATTSSVSLRGLTKVFGSSTVVDHLDLDIARGEFFSLLGPSGCGKTTTLRMVAGFSDPTSGTILVGGEDVTATPPHQRDVNTVFQSYALFEHLDVRGNVGFGLRRKGIDRGTIEARVSEMLELVELGSRAKERPNRLSGGQRQRVALARALINQPQVLLLDEPLAALDLKLRHAMQAELKAIQREVGITFLFVTHDQDEALSMSDRVAIMNNGVIEQCGTPEDVYEHPASVFAAGFIGTSNLMSGTWSDGCVQVCPGIAVPAPGHRGSTPGDAVSVTVRPEKIWLTDLGPEMYRVAGTIVATSYHGATTHYSVSIAPDVTLTVLEQNLPRMRAEDRWNAGDRVEVGWLPEHTVVLR; translated from the coding sequence ATGACGCCCGACCCGACGAGCACGGCCACGACGTCCTCGGTCTCGCTGCGGGGCCTCACCAAGGTCTTCGGCAGCTCGACCGTCGTCGACCACCTCGACCTCGACATCGCGCGGGGCGAGTTCTTCTCGCTGCTCGGTCCGTCGGGCTGCGGCAAGACCACCACGCTGCGGATGGTCGCCGGGTTCAGCGACCCCACGTCCGGCACGATCCTGGTCGGCGGCGAGGACGTCACCGCCACTCCCCCGCACCAGCGCGACGTCAACACGGTCTTCCAGAGCTACGCGCTCTTCGAGCACCTCGACGTGCGGGGCAACGTCGGCTTCGGCCTGCGTCGCAAGGGCATCGACCGCGGCACGATCGAGGCTCGCGTGTCGGAGATGCTCGAGCTGGTCGAGCTCGGCAGCCGGGCGAAGGAGCGCCCGAACCGGCTCTCCGGGGGCCAGCGCCAGCGGGTCGCGCTCGCCCGGGCCCTCATCAACCAGCCGCAGGTGCTGCTGCTCGACGAGCCGCTCGCGGCGCTCGACCTCAAGCTGCGCCACGCCATGCAGGCCGAGCTGAAGGCGATCCAGCGCGAGGTCGGCATCACCTTCCTCTTCGTCACCCACGACCAGGACGAGGCGCTCAGCATGAGCGATCGGGTCGCCATCATGAACAACGGCGTCATCGAGCAGTGCGGGACGCCCGAGGACGTCTACGAGCACCCGGCGTCGGTCTTCGCCGCCGGCTTCATCGGCACCAGCAACCTGATGAGCGGCACCTGGTCGGACGGCTGCGTCCAGGTCTGCCCGGGCATCGCGGTCCCGGCCCCCGGACACCGTGGATCCACGCCGGGCGACGCCGTCAGCGTGACGGTACGGCCCGAGAAGATCTGGCTCACCGACCTCGGCCCGGAGATGTACCGCGTGGCCGGCACCATCGTGGCGACGAGCTACCACGGCGCCACCACGCACTACTCGGTCTCGATCGCCCCCGACGTCACCCTCACCGTCCTCGAGCAGAACCTGCCGCGGATGCGCGCCGAGGACCGCTGGAACGCCGGTGACCGGGTCGAGGTGGGCTGGCTGCCCGAGCACACGGTGGTGCTGCGATGA
- a CDS encoding ABC transporter permease, which translates to MARRRRLERKPLLAVVATVVFFAWLYLPILAVALFSFNDKKSLSSFSGFSLRWYDDLVHDRALLDSLVASLTIASIATVGSLVLGTMLALGLERVTSRRGRVIGAVTLLPLVTPEIVTGVAALLLFTGIGMKLSMTTVVLAEITFSIAYVTVIVRGRLTAIALEVEEAARDLGCTPAQAVRLVILPMLVPALLGAGLLVFALVFDDFVLAFFTTGVDPQPLPVRVYSSIRFGVSPSINAIGTLMLLGSALLIVAALTLPRLFGRGQSSLDLITGGHR; encoded by the coding sequence ATGGCGCGGCGACGCCGGCTGGAGCGCAAGCCGCTCCTCGCGGTCGTGGCCACGGTCGTCTTCTTCGCGTGGCTCTACCTGCCGATCCTCGCGGTCGCGCTCTTCAGCTTCAACGACAAGAAGTCGCTGTCGTCGTTCTCCGGCTTCAGCCTGCGCTGGTACGACGACCTCGTCCACGACCGCGCCCTGCTCGACTCGCTGGTGGCGAGCCTGACGATCGCGAGCATCGCGACGGTCGGCTCGCTCGTGCTGGGGACCATGCTCGCGCTGGGGCTCGAGCGGGTCACCTCACGGCGCGGCCGGGTCATCGGGGCGGTCACCCTGCTCCCCCTCGTCACGCCCGAGATCGTCACGGGAGTCGCGGCCCTGCTGCTGTTCACCGGCATCGGGATGAAGCTCTCGATGACCACCGTGGTCCTCGCCGAGATCACGTTCTCGATCGCCTACGTCACCGTGATCGTGCGGGGACGGCTGACCGCCATCGCGCTGGAGGTCGAGGAGGCCGCCCGCGACCTCGGGTGCACGCCCGCCCAGGCCGTGCGGCTGGTCATCCTCCCGATGCTCGTCCCCGCCCTCCTCGGCGCGGGCCTGCTGGTCTTCGCCCTCGTCTTCGACGACTTCGTGCTGGCGTTCTTCACGACCGGGGTCGACCCCCAGCCGCTGCCGGTGCGCGTCTACTCCTCGATCCGCTTCGGCGTCTCGCCCTCGATCAACGCGATCGGCACCCTGATGCTGCTCGGCTCGGCACTGCTGATCGTGGCGGCCCTGACGCTCCCGCGGCTCTTCGGCCGCGGGCAGTCCAGCCTCGACCTGATCACCGGAGGCCACCGATGA
- a CDS encoding ABC transporter permease, producing MTTVEQGDVHTGTRRSAQRTSLWGWLLALPTAWMVTFFVSSMALIVMLSFGRTTNDGYPAFAASTANYRAIWNEVYLELFLRSLLYALATVVISALIAYPVAYAIALHGGRYKNALIAAIVVPFFASYLVRMYAWKALLSDDGLVNSGLRASGISDGVTFLNTPWAVVGGLVYGFVVFMILPVYASLERLDTSLIEAGKDLYHGPVRTFVGVTLPATRAGLYGGALLVFLPALGDFVSAQLLGGASTYMMGNLVQQQFAEGQNWPLGSALTVGMMAALTVLMVAYLRATATRGGER from the coding sequence ATGACGACCGTCGAGCAGGGTGACGTGCACACCGGGACGCGGAGGTCGGCCCAGCGCACCTCGCTGTGGGGGTGGCTCCTCGCGCTGCCGACGGCGTGGATGGTGACGTTCTTCGTCTCCAGCATGGCGCTCATCGTGATGCTGTCCTTCGGGCGCACCACCAACGACGGCTACCCGGCCTTCGCCGCCAGCACCGCCAACTACCGGGCGATCTGGAACGAGGTCTACCTCGAGCTGTTCCTCCGCTCGCTGCTCTACGCGCTCGCCACCGTCGTCATCTCGGCGCTCATCGCCTACCCCGTGGCGTACGCCATCGCGCTGCACGGCGGCCGCTACAAGAACGCGCTGATCGCCGCGATCGTCGTCCCGTTCTTCGCCAGCTACCTGGTGCGGATGTACGCCTGGAAGGCGCTCCTGTCGGACGACGGCCTGGTCAACAGCGGCCTGCGCGCCAGCGGGATCAGCGACGGCGTGACCTTCCTCAACACGCCCTGGGCGGTGGTCGGCGGGCTGGTCTACGGCTTCGTGGTCTTCATGATCCTGCCCGTCTACGCCTCGCTCGAGCGGCTCGACACCTCGCTCATCGAGGCCGGCAAGGACCTCTACCACGGCCCGGTCCGCACGTTCGTCGGCGTGACGCTGCCTGCGACGCGCGCCGGGCTCTACGGCGGCGCACTGCTGGTCTTCCTGCCCGCGCTGGGTGACTTCGTCAGCGCCCAGCTGCTGGGAGGTGCCAGCACCTACATGATGGGCAACCTCGTGCAGCAGCAGTTCGCCGAGGGGCAGAACTGGCCGCTGGGCTCGGCCCTGACCGTCGGCATGATGGCTGCGCTCACCGTGCTGATGGTCGCCTACCTCCGCGCCACCGCGACCCGAGGGGGCGAGCGCTGA
- a CDS encoding polyamine ABC transporter substrate-binding protein, which yields MRASRRGVLAGGLALGATTLPGCAYIRDDVPTRAPLPASARAKVDGDLVYFNWADYLAPSVVKGFQEEYGVKVIESNYDSMEGMYAKLAAGNQYDVVFPIAKWVVKLRQEGKLRAIDHAELTNADQVFYSGSYFNDPWYDAGSQASVPFTVYKTGVGWRTDRVSTMTGSWKDLWNDEARGRIFTLDDQDEALAMAALLLGYDVNTADPGELDDIKDVLISQKDYLRAYSSDDINNMVAGDAWVHHMWSGDFLYLRQGLADDPTTFDFESPSEGAPINSDAYVIPANARHPGTAMLFIDYLLRPENAVTNMNYLYYPFPVKDALPAFADLAKDVPACNIELGDLENENVFRLLDTDEVQRRAAVWTEVKAS from the coding sequence ATGCGGGCCAGCCGGCGCGGCGTCCTCGCGGGCGGCCTCGCCCTGGGGGCCACCACGCTGCCCGGCTGCGCCTACATCCGCGACGACGTACCCACCAGGGCCCCGCTCCCCGCGTCGGCCCGGGCGAAGGTCGACGGCGACCTCGTCTACTTCAACTGGGCCGACTACCTCGCGCCGAGCGTGGTCAAGGGCTTCCAGGAGGAGTACGGCGTGAAGGTGATCGAGTCCAACTACGACTCGATGGAGGGGATGTACGCCAAGCTCGCCGCCGGCAACCAGTACGACGTCGTCTTCCCGATCGCCAAGTGGGTCGTCAAGCTGCGCCAGGAGGGCAAGCTCCGCGCGATCGACCACGCCGAGCTGACCAACGCCGACCAGGTCTTCTACTCCGGCTCCTACTTCAACGACCCCTGGTACGACGCCGGCTCGCAGGCGTCCGTGCCGTTCACGGTCTACAAGACCGGCGTCGGCTGGCGCACCGACCGGGTGTCGACGATGACCGGCAGCTGGAAGGACCTCTGGAACGACGAGGCGCGCGGGCGCATCTTCACCCTCGACGACCAGGACGAGGCGCTCGCGATGGCGGCGCTGCTGCTCGGCTACGACGTGAACACCGCCGACCCGGGGGAGCTCGACGACATCAAGGACGTGCTGATCAGCCAGAAGGACTACCTGCGGGCCTACTCCTCCGACGACATCAACAACATGGTCGCGGGCGACGCCTGGGTCCACCACATGTGGAGCGGCGACTTCCTCTACCTCCGCCAGGGGCTGGCCGACGACCCGACGACGTTCGACTTCGAGTCGCCGAGCGAGGGCGCGCCGATCAACTCCGACGCCTACGTCATCCCCGCCAACGCCCGGCACCCCGGCACGGCGATGCTCTTCATCGACTACCTGCTGCGGCCCGAGAACGCCGTCACGAACATGAACTACCTCTACTACCCGTTCCCGGTGAAGGACGCGCTCCCCGCCTTCGCCGACCTCGCGAAGGACGTGCCCGCCTGCAACATCGAGCTGGGCGACCTCGAGAACGAGAACGTCTTCCGCCTCCTCGACACCGACGAGGTCCAGCGTCGTGCGGCGGTCTGGACCGAGGTCAAGGCCAGCTGA